In Streptomyces thermolilacinus SPC6, a single genomic region encodes these proteins:
- a CDS encoding ATP-binding protein, giving the protein MSPLRAPAARPDRREGGGRHGRSGARPLAQHGRPKPATPPPDARIRPRLLRAAVPPAAVAALGGAGAVVFTLYSTGARPTAALWTVLGCAAALAVAAVTAAWLDADRAARSVLDRCNDLRRTTAHAQNELRGVVEQLRRGERPPARQIPPPGPTGDDLDLLAHELGRAQDAAVAAVVQASQLSSSLRNEQKVEVFVNLARRLQSLVHREIQLLDELENAVEDPELLKGLFHVDHLATRIRRHAENLAVLGGAIARRQWSNPVSMTEVLRSSIAEVEQYPRVKLVPPIDGTLRGHAVADVIHLLAELVENATLYSAPHTTVLLRAQYVTAGLAVEVEDRGLGMPVAEQEKMNALLCDPDQVNVAHLLQDGRIGLYVVSALARRHGIAVRLQSNIYGGVQAVLVVPQELLGADPANPHQAGRPQTGTSGDAARTAPGTSVAADALPAGAMPSGAARAAIPAPYDAHQAHDAHDPVRAPVAADGGDRLPRQPRHAAPARAAGPQPAPLPVRGGERPDRQPHSPHGPEGASAAHQDPAQGGQGRYATEPARHRPGHGDRAPLPEPAARQDHAGPEPVRPDAAPPQPQPAASPGPVPPHSAGGHPEPAANPPAAPHLPAQLPRHAPEVPAPPAAQAPAQPAPQPAQAQSPPAEGDAPAPVPGQDGRPRLPKRRAQEHLVPQLRDEPVRRRHDDVPLHDPGLMAAFQRGIGLAESMPPSSPPPAAPQAATPHALPSPAPLPVPDASRDRAGTPVRARTAPPLGPAEPQRHDEAHKE; this is encoded by the coding sequence ATGTCTCCACTTCGCGCACCCGCCGCGCGGCCCGACCGCCGAGAGGGCGGCGGGCGGCACGGCCGGTCAGGCGCCCGCCCCCTGGCGCAGCACGGCAGGCCGAAGCCCGCGACGCCCCCGCCGGACGCCCGCATACGACCCCGACTCCTGCGCGCCGCCGTGCCGCCGGCCGCCGTGGCCGCGCTCGGCGGCGCCGGAGCGGTCGTGTTCACCCTGTACTCCACCGGAGCCCGGCCGACCGCCGCGCTCTGGACGGTCCTCGGCTGCGCCGCCGCCCTCGCGGTGGCCGCCGTGACCGCCGCCTGGCTCGACGCCGACCGCGCCGCCCGCTCCGTACTGGACCGCTGCAACGACCTGCGCCGCACCACCGCGCACGCACAGAACGAACTGCGCGGCGTCGTCGAGCAGTTGCGCAGGGGCGAGCGGCCACCGGCCCGGCAGATCCCGCCACCCGGGCCCACGGGCGACGACCTCGACCTGCTCGCCCATGAGCTCGGCCGCGCCCAGGACGCCGCCGTCGCGGCCGTCGTCCAGGCGTCCCAGCTCTCCAGCAGCCTCCGCAACGAACAGAAGGTCGAGGTCTTCGTCAACCTCGCCCGCCGCCTCCAGTCCCTCGTCCACCGCGAGATCCAGCTGCTGGACGAGCTGGAGAACGCCGTCGAGGACCCCGAGCTGCTCAAGGGCCTCTTCCACGTCGATCACCTGGCGACCCGCATCCGCCGCCACGCCGAGAACCTCGCCGTGCTCGGCGGCGCCATCGCCCGCCGCCAGTGGTCCAACCCGGTCAGCATGACCGAGGTGCTGCGCTCCTCCATCGCCGAGGTCGAGCAGTACCCGCGCGTCAAACTGGTCCCGCCGATCGACGGCACCCTGCGCGGCCACGCCGTCGCCGACGTCATCCACCTCCTCGCCGAACTCGTCGAGAACGCCACGCTGTACTCCGCCCCGCACACGACGGTTTTGCTGCGCGCCCAGTACGTCACGGCCGGGCTCGCCGTCGAGGTGGAGGACCGCGGCCTGGGCATGCCCGTCGCCGAGCAGGAGAAGATGAACGCCCTGCTCTGCGACCCGGACCAGGTCAACGTGGCGCACCTGCTCCAGGACGGCCGGATCGGCCTGTACGTCGTCTCGGCCCTGGCCCGCAGGCACGGCATCGCCGTACGGCTCCAGTCCAACATCTACGGCGGGGTGCAGGCCGTCCTGGTCGTCCCGCAGGAGCTCCTGGGCGCCGACCCGGCCAACCCGCACCAGGCCGGCCGCCCGCAAACCGGCACGTCCGGCGACGCGGCGCGAACCGCGCCCGGCACGTCCGTGGCGGCCGACGCCCTGCCGGCCGGTGCCATGCCCTCCGGTGCCGCGCGGGCGGCGATCCCCGCCCCGTACGACGCCCACCAGGCCCACGACGCCCACGACCCCGTACGGGCACCGGTCGCGGCGGACGGGGGCGACCGCCTGCCGCGCCAGCCACGCCACGCGGCCCCGGCGCGTGCGGCCGGGCCGCAGCCCGCGCCCCTCCCCGTACGCGGCGGTGAACGCCCCGACCGGCAGCCCCACTCGCCGCACGGGCCCGAAGGCGCAAGCGCGGCGCACCAGGACCCGGCGCAGGGCGGCCAGGGCCGGTACGCCACCGAACCGGCGCGGCACCGCCCCGGCCACGGGGACCGCGCGCCGCTGCCGGAACCGGCCGCCCGCCAGGACCACGCGGGGCCCGAGCCCGTCCGGCCCGACGCCGCGCCGCCCCAGCCCCAGCCCGCCGCGTCGCCCGGCCCCGTACCCCCGCACTCGGCCGGCGGCCACCCGGAACCGGCCGCGAACCCCCCGGCCGCGCCGCACCTGCCCGCCCAACTGCCCCGGCACGCACCGGAAGTCCCCGCACCACCGGCCGCCCAGGCCCCGGCGCAGCCCGCCCCGCAGCCCGCCCAGGCACAGTCGCCGCCCGCCGAGGGGGACGCCCCGGCCCCGGTGCCCGGCCAGGACGGGCGCCCCCGGCTGCCGAAGCGGCGCGCCCAGGAGCACCTCGTGCCGCAGTTGCGCGACGAGCCGGTACGGCGCCGCCACGACGACGTCCCCCTGCACGACCCGGGGCTGATGGCGGCGTTCCAGCGCGGCATCGGCCTGGCGGAGTCCATGCCGCCGTCGTCCCCGCCCCCCGCGGCCCCCCAGGCCGCGACGCCCCACGCCCTGCCGTCCCCGGCGCCGCTCCCGGTGCCGGACGCGTCACGGGACCGGGCCGGAACCCCGGTACGGGCCCGGACCGCCCCGCCCCTCGGCCCCGCCGAACCGCAGCGACACGACGAAGCGCACAAGGAGTAG
- a CDS encoding polyprenyl synthetase family protein, with product MLGPWPTAAEPVRPAGRPLTARDVARAVETELRRVLDENLRRTRDTDRVFAREVAERVGALVLRGGKRLRTAFAWCGWRAAGGSGCAAPVLRTGAALELVQACALVHDDVMDGSPLRRGGPAVHVEFARLHKAARMVGPAEAFATSAAVLAGDLALAWADDLLTETALRSPHGPRLYREWQAMRGEMVAGQYRDIRAQATGASGVADAVVVATLKSALYTVERPLALGASLAGADAPVLDALRSAGRSAGLAFQLRDDLLGTFGDPALTGKPADEDLRTRKPTYLFAVGRGLAEACGDREAANLLAPRGPSVSDDDVQRTRAALERTGARAVVESKIAELAAASLRHFDRTGAEPSVRREFSALVERACGAGAGCAGEAA from the coding sequence ATGCTGGGACCGTGGCCCACCGCGGCCGAACCGGTCAGGCCGGCCGGCCGTCCGCTCACAGCCCGCGACGTGGCACGGGCCGTGGAGACGGAGCTCCGGCGCGTCCTCGACGAGAATCTGCGCCGGACCCGGGACACGGACCGGGTGTTCGCGCGTGAGGTCGCCGAACGTGTGGGGGCGCTGGTCCTGCGCGGCGGGAAGCGGCTGCGCACGGCGTTCGCGTGGTGCGGGTGGCGGGCCGCCGGCGGATCAGGGTGTGCGGCACCGGTCCTGAGGACGGGTGCCGCGCTCGAACTCGTCCAGGCGTGCGCCCTCGTCCACGACGACGTGATGGATGGATCACCGCTGCGGCGCGGCGGACCGGCCGTGCACGTGGAGTTCGCCCGTCTGCACAAGGCCGCGCGCATGGTCGGCCCGGCCGAGGCGTTCGCGACCTCCGCGGCCGTGCTCGCCGGAGACCTGGCACTGGCCTGGGCGGACGACCTGCTGACCGAGACGGCTCTCCGCTCGCCGCACGGCCCCCGGCTGTACCGCGAGTGGCAGGCGATGCGCGGGGAGATGGTCGCCGGTCAGTACCGGGACATCCGCGCGCAGGCGACCGGCGCGTCCGGTGTCGCGGACGCGGTGGTGGTCGCCACGCTGAAGAGCGCCCTGTACACCGTCGAGCGGCCCCTGGCGCTGGGCGCGTCCCTGGCCGGGGCGGACGCCCCCGTCCTGGACGCGCTGCGTTCCGCCGGGCGGAGTGCCGGTCTGGCCTTCCAGCTCCGCGACGATCTCCTCGGCACCTTCGGAGACCCGGCGCTGACGGGCAAACCGGCCGACGAGGACCTGCGTACGCGAAAGCCCACCTACCTGTTCGCCGTCGGGCGCGGGCTCGCCGAGGCCTGTGGTGACCGGGAGGCGGCGAACCTGCTCGCCCCACGTGGGCCGTCCGTGTCCGACGACGACGTGCAGCGGACACGTGCGGCGCTGGAGCGCACCGGGGCGCGGGCGGTCGTCGAGTCGAAGATCGCGGAGCTGGCCGCGGCGAGC
- a CDS encoding SDR family oxidoreductase — protein sequence MPVVESPLRGRTAVVTGAARGLGAAMARELSVRGARVALLGREERTLARVRDLLPGECACWEVDVTDDAGLARSAEEIRARFGPPSVVVANAGVAEGGPFAESDPAVWRRVIEVNLVGSAATARTFIGDLFETSGFFLQVASLASIGAAPMMSAYCASKAGVESFAQALRAEVAHRRVGVGIAYINWTDTDMIRDADQYTVLRELRGHMPPPARRVYPVGYVADRLVTAIERRRPSVYVPRWLRSAQLVRAAMPAVVTMVSRRELPRIEAARPFEATGLLGAGGQADQTVFPGGG from the coding sequence ATGCCGGTCGTCGAGAGCCCGCTGCGCGGACGGACCGCGGTCGTCACGGGAGCGGCACGCGGACTCGGAGCCGCGATGGCGCGGGAGCTGTCCGTCCGGGGAGCGCGGGTGGCGCTGCTCGGGCGCGAGGAACGGACACTGGCGCGGGTCAGGGACTTGCTCCCGGGCGAGTGCGCGTGCTGGGAGGTCGATGTCACGGACGACGCCGGCCTGGCGCGGTCCGCCGAGGAGATCCGGGCGCGGTTCGGTCCTCCCTCCGTGGTGGTCGCCAACGCGGGCGTGGCCGAGGGCGGCCCGTTCGCCGAGTCCGACCCCGCGGTGTGGCGCAGGGTGATCGAGGTGAACCTCGTGGGCAGTGCGGCGACCGCCCGTACGTTCATCGGCGACCTGTTCGAGACGTCCGGCTTCTTCCTCCAGGTGGCGTCGCTCGCCTCCATCGGCGCGGCGCCGATGATGAGCGCGTACTGCGCCTCGAAGGCAGGCGTCGAGTCGTTCGCTCAGGCGCTGCGGGCCGAGGTCGCCCACCGGCGGGTGGGAGTCGGTATCGCCTACATCAACTGGACGGACACCGACATGATCCGCGACGCGGACCAGTACACGGTGCTGCGCGAACTCCGCGGCCACATGCCACCGCCGGCACGCCGGGTGTACCCCGTCGGGTACGTGGCCGACCGGCTGGTCACCGCGATCGAGCGGCGCCGCCCGTCGGTCTACGTACCCCGCTGGCTGCGGTCGGCGCAGCTGGTGCGCGCCGCGATGCCCGCGGTGGTGACGATGGTGTCCCGGCGGGAGCTGCCGCGTATCGAGGCCGCCCGGCCGTTCGAGGCGACCGGACTGCTCGGCGCCGGTGGCCAAGCCGATCAGACCGTCTTTCCGGGCGGTGGCTGA